One part of the Arcanobacterium phocisimile genome encodes these proteins:
- a CDS encoding 50S ribosomal protein bL37, protein MAGVNVSKRSRKRRDRKKRGSNHGKRPNT, encoded by the coding sequence CTGGCAGGCGTTAATGTCTCGAAGCGTTCGCGTAAGCGCCGTGACCGCAAGAAGCGCGGTTCAAACCACGGCAAGCGTCCCAACACCTGA
- a CDS encoding 50S ribosomal protein bL37, whose amino-acid sequence MSKRSRKRRDRKKRGANHGKRPNT is encoded by the coding sequence ATGTCGAAGCGTTCGCGTAAGCGCCGTGACCGCAAGAAGCGCGGTGCAAACCACGGCAAGCGTCCCAACACCTGA
- a CDS encoding sigma-70 family RNA polymerase sigma factor: MNDVVSVQDRKLLSHQFEEQALPLLDQLYGAALRLTRNPADAEDLVQETYAKAFAAFHQYKQGTNLKAWLYRILNNAFISNYRKAQRRPKEADADQVEDWQEYAASTHDSRGLMSAEAEVLERLPDSEIKEALEQLSDDRRTVVYLADIEGFSYQEIADIVGVPIGTVMSRLHRGRTQLREILRDYARELGYKVKKKAEEKK, from the coding sequence ATGAACGATGTAGTCTCAGTCCAAGATCGTAAGCTGTTATCGCACCAATTCGAGGAGCAGGCGTTGCCGCTTCTCGATCAGTTGTATGGTGCCGCACTTCGTCTAACTCGCAATCCTGCTGACGCTGAAGATCTGGTGCAAGAAACCTACGCCAAAGCGTTCGCAGCGTTCCACCAATATAAACAGGGGACAAATCTCAAAGCGTGGCTGTATCGCATTCTCAATAACGCATTTATTTCTAACTATCGCAAAGCCCAACGTAGACCAAAAGAAGCTGATGCAGACCAGGTAGAGGACTGGCAAGAATATGCGGCCTCAACGCACGATTCACGAGGGTTGATGTCAGCGGAAGCTGAAGTGCTTGAGCGGCTGCCCGATTCAGAAATTAAAGAAGCACTGGAACAACTTTCGGATGATCGTCGAACTGTTGTGTATTTAGCTGATATTGAAGGGTTTTCGTATCAAGAGATAGCTGATATCGTCGGGGTGCCAATTGGGACGGTGATGTCTCGCCTTCACCGTGGGCGTACTCAGCTTAGAGAGATTCTTCGTGACTATGCCCGTGAACTGGGATATAAAGTTAAGAAGAAGGCGGAGGAGAAGAAGTGA
- a CDS encoding SPFH domain-containing protein — translation MDTSTPVTVAADPVGHSGIRVDITEKKAWALGSAGTILLFFSILAAIGLSSWFFIQGAIAQDNGTATTQTNVVMTICGIVFLLAFFLLTGFTIVSPGESRVVQLFGTYMGTIRSTGFSYTIPFTNRKKVSVRVRNFETNETKVNDYSGNPINIAAIVVWQVADTAKAQFSVENYEDFIKSQSESALRHIATQHPYDFPVDGRSSLRGSTEDISIELANEVAERVSVAGLEIVETRISSLSYAPEIAQAMLQRQQAAAIVDARETIVDGAVSMVEMALDQLEQKNIVDLDPERRAAMVSNLLVVLCSDGQTQPVINAGGLYQ, via the coding sequence ATGGACACATCAACACCAGTCACGGTAGCCGCCGACCCAGTCGGCCACTCTGGCATCCGGGTAGATATAACAGAAAAGAAAGCATGGGCACTAGGATCAGCTGGAACGATCCTTCTCTTTTTCAGCATCTTGGCAGCTATCGGACTCTCCTCATGGTTCTTCATCCAAGGCGCGATTGCGCAAGATAATGGCACTGCCACCACTCAAACAAATGTCGTCATGACTATATGCGGCATCGTCTTCTTACTGGCATTCTTTTTACTTACTGGATTCACGATCGTTTCCCCGGGTGAGTCTCGCGTCGTTCAGCTTTTCGGAACCTACATGGGCACGATCCGGAGTACCGGGTTCAGTTACACCATCCCATTCACTAATCGTAAAAAAGTTTCAGTGCGCGTACGCAACTTTGAAACCAACGAGACGAAGGTTAACGACTACTCTGGAAACCCTATTAATATCGCAGCAATTGTTGTCTGGCAGGTCGCAGACACCGCGAAGGCGCAGTTCTCGGTTGAAAACTATGAAGACTTTATTAAGTCCCAATCTGAGTCAGCACTCCGTCATATCGCCACTCAACATCCTTACGACTTTCCTGTTGATGGACGTTCCTCACTGCGCGGATCAACCGAGGACATCAGCATTGAGCTAGCTAATGAAGTTGCCGAGCGAGTGAGCGTTGCCGGCTTAGAAATCGTGGAGACCCGCATTTCTTCCCTCTCTTACGCTCCTGAAATCGCCCAAGCAATGCTACAGCGCCAGCAAGCTGCAGCAATCGTGGATGCTCGCGAAACAATCGTTGACGGCGCCGTCTCCATGGTTGAGATGGCACTCGATCAGCTCGAACAGAAAAACATTGTGGATCTTGACCCAGAACGACGGGCCGCAATGGTATCCAACCTGCTCGTAGTTCTGTGTTCTGATGGACAGACACAACCAGTCATTAATGCTGGAGGTCTTTACCAGTAA
- a CDS encoding glucosamine-6-phosphate deaminase, with the protein MYVGIFKDEETLAKAAAEYLMKKLNASERKVVGVATGSTPLPLYQELRDAHAAGTFSLEGFKAFALDEYIGIDPEHPERYRNVLRAELVGDERTGLREEDLNTPDGSADDPYEAAKAYDKSIKDSGGVVVQILGIGSDGHIGFNEPGGALTSRTHVEALTAQTREDNARFFENDLAKVPTRCITQGLGTIMECEVPLLIATGAGKADAVRELVEGGVSAKWPATILQMHQEAVVFLDEAAAAKLELKDFYMERWESLR; encoded by the coding sequence ATGTATGTTGGTATTTTTAAAGATGAAGAAACGCTGGCAAAAGCAGCTGCTGAATATTTGATGAAGAAGCTCAACGCATCTGAGCGCAAGGTTGTTGGTGTCGCTACCGGTTCCACACCACTACCGCTTTACCAGGAACTGCGCGATGCGCATGCTGCCGGCACTTTCTCGCTAGAAGGTTTTAAGGCGTTTGCACTCGATGAGTACATCGGTATCGATCCAGAGCACCCAGAGCGTTACCGCAACGTGTTGCGCGCCGAACTTGTTGGTGACGAGCGGACGGGTTTGCGCGAAGAAGATCTCAACACGCCAGATGGTTCGGCAGACGACCCATATGAAGCGGCAAAAGCATACGACAAGTCGATCAAGGACTCCGGCGGTGTCGTGGTGCAGATCCTCGGCATCGGTTCTGATGGTCACATCGGTTTCAACGAACCAGGTGGTGCTCTGACCTCACGTACACACGTCGAAGCGTTAACAGCACAAACTCGCGAAGATAACGCCCGCTTCTTCGAGAATGATCTGGCCAAGGTTCCAACCCGCTGCATCACCCAAGGATTGGGCACCATCATGGAATGCGAAGTGCCGTTGTTGATCGCTACAGGTGCTGGTAAGGCAGACGCAGTTCGCGAACTTGTTGAGGGCGGTGTTTCAGCCAAGTGGCCAGCCACGATTCTGCAAATGCATCAAGAAGCTGTAGTTTTCTTAGATGAAGCCGCCGCAGCTAAGCTTGAACTCAAAGACTTCTACATGGAACGCTGGGAGTCACTACGATGA
- a CDS encoding mycothiol system anti-sigma-R factor → MKRFEDLLEQLDECHCADVACDCSEVLVHLFELVDEDMPVEQAQRMLQHSAGCEHCGDMIRAEVMVRLALQRSCTSDVAPEELRARIVEVLQG, encoded by the coding sequence GTGAAGCGTTTTGAAGATTTACTAGAACAACTTGACGAGTGTCACTGTGCAGATGTTGCGTGTGATTGTTCAGAAGTTTTGGTGCACTTGTTTGAGCTCGTCGATGAAGATATGCCAGTGGAGCAGGCTCAGCGAATGTTGCAGCATAGTGCCGGGTGTGAGCATTGTGGCGATATGATCCGTGCCGAGGTTATGGTACGTCTGGCGCTACAGCGTTCGTGCACTTCTGATGTGGCTCCAGAAGAGCTACGGGCACGTATCGTAGAGGTTTTGCAGGGCTAG
- a CDS encoding N-acetylglucosamine-6-phosphate deacetylase codes for MSVFEGKVLNGQGELVGAGLEIDDDGVLVRVLPAGGELPDGWITPGLIDIHNHGGGGASFPDETDLDGVYTAIEAHRRLGTTAMIASTVSMIDPLPAIENLVKACEAGELLGIHMEGPYISPHKCGAQNPAAVRNPDLAELRTWLEAGKGWIKTMTIAPEVDNAFEAACLLLDFGALPSWGHTSGSTADAHDLIARTTEYGRSKGIEVPQTATHLFNAMPTLAHREPGPVRELIASACSGETVVELVADTIHVHPDLVGDVVRVIENSGQMNGVVFVTDAMAGAGMPDGDYVLGSLAVTIVDGVARLTDGGAIAGGTARLAEEIQRMVGGGHLSMESAVRCCVAGPVRALALRGDEPGVTVDFVEGEKPNFVAFDGDLNMVHYQRA; via the coding sequence ATGAGCGTTTTCGAAGGAAAAGTTCTTAACGGCCAAGGTGAATTAGTCGGTGCTGGTCTCGAGATAGACGACGACGGCGTTCTAGTTCGTGTTCTGCCTGCCGGCGGGGAGTTGCCTGACGGCTGGATTACTCCTGGTCTGATTGATATTCACAATCATGGTGGTGGCGGTGCATCATTCCCAGATGAGACTGACTTAGATGGTGTTTATACAGCTATCGAGGCTCACCGTCGCTTGGGTACAACAGCAATGATTGCTTCCACTGTGTCCATGATTGATCCGTTGCCGGCTATCGAAAACTTAGTGAAAGCATGTGAAGCTGGCGAATTGCTCGGCATTCACATGGAAGGCCCGTACATTTCGCCACACAAGTGCGGCGCACAAAACCCGGCTGCAGTCCGTAATCCAGATCTGGCAGAATTACGTACCTGGTTAGAAGCTGGCAAGGGCTGGATTAAAACCATGACAATTGCTCCTGAAGTGGATAACGCTTTTGAAGCGGCATGTTTGTTGCTTGATTTTGGCGCGTTACCTTCGTGGGGGCACACCTCTGGTAGCACGGCTGATGCGCACGATCTGATTGCTCGCACCACCGAATACGGCCGTTCGAAGGGGATAGAGGTTCCACAAACGGCAACGCACTTGTTTAATGCAATGCCAACGCTGGCACACCGTGAGCCGGGGCCGGTCCGCGAACTGATCGCCTCTGCGTGCAGCGGTGAAACTGTTGTTGAGCTTGTGGCAGACACGATTCACGTCCATCCAGATTTGGTTGGGGATGTTGTTCGAGTGATCGAAAACTCTGGTCAGATGAATGGCGTCGTGTTCGTTACCGACGCGATGGCTGGTGCAGGAATGCCAGATGGTGATTATGTGCTCGGCTCGCTGGCAGTCACTATCGTGGATGGGGTTGCCCGGTTAACTGATGGTGGCGCTATCGCTGGTGGTACGGCACGGCTAGCTGAAGAAATTCAGCGCATGGTGGGCGGTGGCCATTTGAGCATGGAATCCGCTGTCCGTTGTTGCGTGGCTGGACCAGTTCGTGCGCTCGCATTACGTGGTGACGAGCCAGGTGTGACGGTTGATTTTGTTGAAGGCGAAAAGCCAAACTTTGTGGCGTTTGATGGCGACCTCAATATGGTGCATTATCAGCGCGCATAA
- a CDS encoding DUF2599 domain-containing protein — MKSKGSLTDDGSVVYAGKNIAQTVQATKDGVRINTVITSLDSPQEFHHTLDLSSDLRLATGAELEQLTPPEGRTEPLKGVYTLNSNNDLVGEISAPWAIDAKGKEVPTYYTIEGNAVIQHVEHRGAAVTYPVVADPWLGFDLISKATWEHRGEGWTLKVSPTGWARANAPSYLVGVAGWNELYAKYKNRGLNVNLDGMLDQYICHQQFAFWKSTWILDEWRPNVGYLQTVNSMCNPGGGKIID, encoded by the coding sequence GTGAAGAGCAAAGGTTCACTTACAGACGATGGATCCGTTGTTTATGCTGGCAAGAATATCGCTCAAACAGTACAAGCAACAAAAGATGGCGTACGAATCAATACTGTCATAACCTCGTTAGATAGCCCTCAAGAATTTCACCATACGCTGGATTTATCTTCGGACTTACGATTGGCGACTGGTGCGGAACTAGAACAATTAACACCCCCTGAGGGGAGAACCGAACCTTTAAAGGGCGTGTATACCCTAAACTCTAATAATGATCTGGTTGGCGAAATTTCTGCCCCTTGGGCAATTGACGCTAAGGGGAAGGAAGTTCCTACTTACTACACCATCGAGGGTAATGCCGTTATCCAGCATGTAGAACATCGAGGGGCAGCTGTTACCTATCCGGTAGTTGCTGATCCTTGGTTAGGTTTCGACTTAATTTCAAAGGCAACATGGGAGCACCGGGGTGAAGGGTGGACCCTTAAAGTTTCGCCAACGGGTTGGGCGCGTGCTAATGCTCCCAGTTATTTAGTTGGTGTTGCGGGCTGGAACGAACTTTACGCGAAATACAAGAATAGAGGACTAAATGTCAATCTTGACGGTATGCTAGACCAATATATCTGTCACCAACAATTTGCTTTTTGGAAATCGACGTGGATTCTCGATGAATGGCGCCCCAACGTCGGCTACCTGCAGACTGTTAACTCAATGTGCAATCCAGGCGGAGGGAAGATAATTGACTAA